From the genome of Vitis riparia cultivar Riparia Gloire de Montpellier isolate 1030 chromosome 2, EGFV_Vit.rip_1.0, whole genome shotgun sequence, one region includes:
- the LOC117926822 gene encoding ribosomal RNA processing protein 36 homolog, with amino-acid sequence MKNAKATVDHLEQADSSSSEEEEEIERELADVTFEELQKARSDGSHSVYRMPKSEKKGGRPNKNRPMEVSSKKPVSRFRETIQVPKRVVRDPRFESLCGTLDADGFRKRYNFLYETELPAEREGLKKELKKANDPKVIEELKNQISWIDKQLKSGSVKHTDSKILAEHKKKEREATKQGKRPFYIKKSEIRKQRNIEKYNSLKASGKLESFIEKRRRRNASKDHRYMPYRRSGNIE; translated from the exons ATGAAGAATGCAAAAGCCACTGTCGATCATCTCGAACAAGCGGATTCCTCTTCTTCAGAAGAG GAGGAGGAGATAGAGCGTGAGCTTGCAGATGTTACATTTGAAGAATTACAGAAAGCTCGCTCCGATGGGTCACACTCCGTGTACCGAATGCCAAAATCTGAGAAGAAGGGTGGGCGGCCGAACAAGAATAG ACCAATGGAGGTTAGCAGCAAGAAGCCAGTTAGTAGATTTAGAGAGACAATTCAAGTTCCTAAAAGG GTAGTACGTGACCCCCGTTTTGAATCTTTATGTGGCACACTTGATGCAGATGG GTTCAGGAAGAGGTATAACTTTTTATATGAGACTGAACTTCCTGCTGAAAGAGAG GGGCTAAAGAAGGAGTTAAAGAAGGCAAATGACCCAAAAGTCattgaagaattaaagaatCAGATTTCTTGGATT GACAAACAACTGAAGTCTGGGTCAGTAAAACACACTGACTCCAAAATTCTGGCTGAAcacaagaagaaagagagagaagctACAAAGCAAGGGAAACGGCCATTTTATATCAAGAAAT CTGAAATCCGGAAGCAAaggaatattgaaaaatataacaGTCTCAAg GCTTCTGGCAAGCTCGAATCCTTCAttgagaaaagaagaagaaggaatgCTTCAAAGGACCATAGATACATGCCGTATCGTCGATCAGGTAACATTGAATAA